A portion of the Anser cygnoides isolate HZ-2024a breed goose chromosome 29, Taihu_goose_T2T_genome, whole genome shotgun sequence genome contains these proteins:
- the LOC136787348 gene encoding olfactory receptor 14J1-like produces MQVPNSSSVSEFLLLAFTDTRELQLLHFGLFLGIYLAALLGNGLILTAVACDHRLHTPMYFFLLNLALLDLGCISTTLPKAMANALWDTRAISYQGCAAQVFFSIFLVVAEYYLLTVMAYDRYIAICKPLHYGSLLGSRACAKMAAAAWGSGFLHAVLHTANTFSLPLCQGNSVDQFFCEIPHILKLSCSDDYLREVRALLFNISLVFVCFVFIVLSYVQIFRAVLRIPSEQGRHKAFSTCLPHLAVVSLFVSTAMFAYLKPPSISSPSLDMVMAVLYSVVPPAVNPLIYSMRNQDLKSTLKKLILVVIFT; encoded by the coding sequence ATGCAggtgcccaacagcagctctgtgagcgagttcctcctcctggcattcacagacacgcgcgagctgcagctcctgcacttcgggctcttcctaggcatctacctggctgccctcctgggcaacggcctcatcctcaccgccgtagcctgcgaccaccgtctccacacccccatgtacttcttcctcctcaacctcgccctcctcgacctgggatgcatctccaccactctccccaaagccatggccaatgccctctgggacaccagggccatttcctatcaaggatgtgctgcacaaGTCTTCTTTTCGATCTTCTTGGTTGTAGCAGAGTATTATCTCCTCACtgtcatggcctacgaccgctacattgccatctgcaaacccctgcactacgggagcctcctgggcagcagagcttgtgccaagatggcagcagctgcctggggtagtggctttctccatgctgtcctgcacacggccaatacattttccctgccacTCTGCCAAGGCAATTCTGTGGACcaattcttctgtgaaatcccccacatcctcaagctctcctgctcagatgacTACCTCAGGGAAGTCAGGGCACTtctgtttaatatttctttagtctttgtttgttttgttttcattgtgctgtcctatgtgcagatcttcagggcagtgctgaggatcccctctgagcagggccggcacaaagccttttccacatgcctccctcaccttgctgtggtctccctgtttgtcagcactgccatgtttgcctatctgaagcccccctccatttcctccccatccttGGACATGGTgatggcagttctgtactccgtcgtgcctccagcagtgaaccccctcatctacagcatgaggaaccaggacctgAAAAGCACATTGAAGAAACTGATTTTAGTGGTAATATTTACTTAG